A DNA window from Arachis duranensis cultivar V14167 chromosome 3, aradu.V14167.gnm2.J7QH, whole genome shotgun sequence contains the following coding sequences:
- the LOC107477033 gene encoding V-type proton ATPase subunit E2-like — MKDADVSKQIQQMIKFIRQEAEEKANEISVTAEEEFNIEKLQLLEAEKKKIKQEYERKSKQIDVRRKIEYSMQLNASRIKVLQAQDDTVNSMKEASRKALSRLANDKKVYRKLLRDLILQGLVRMREPSVIIRCRESDKKIIESLIEECKKDYMDKMRLQQPPRITIDERVYLPPPKNGNAADSLEPFCNGGVVMASEDGKIVLENTLDARLDVIFRHKLPEIRKRLLG; from the exons atgaagGATGCGGATGTATCAAAGCAGATCCAGCAGATGATTAAATTCATCCGCCAAGAAGCCGAGGAAAAAGCTAACGAGATTTCGGTTACAGCCGAGGAG GAATTCAACATTGAGAAACTACAATTACTTGAGGCTGAGAAgaaaaagatcaaacaagaatacGAGCGGAAAAGCAAACAAATCGATGTTCGTAGAAAGAT TGAATACTCGATGCAGTTGAATGCATCGCGTATAAAAGTGCTTCAAGCACAAGATGACACTGTGAATTCAATGAAGGAAGCTTCTAGAAAGGCTCTCTCACGTCTCGCTAATGATAAGAAAGTTTACAGGAAACTCCTCAGGGACTTGATTCTacag GGTTTAGTGAGGATGAGGGAACCATCGGTGATAATAAGATGCAGAGAGAGTGATAAGAAGATAATTGAGTCATTGATTGAGGAATGCAAGAAAGATTACATGGATAAAATGCGCCTCCAGCAACCACCTAGGATCACCATTGATGAGCGTGTTTATCTCCCACCACCTAAAAACGGCAACGCCGCCGATTCTCTTGAACCTTTTTG CAATGGAGGAGTAGTAATGGCTTCGGAGGATGGGAAGATAGTGCTGGAGAACACCCTTGATGCACGCTTGGATGTTATTTTTCGCCACAAATTGCCTGAG aTTCGGAAGCGCTTGTTAGGTTGA
- the LOC107476644 gene encoding probable nucleolar protein 5-1 — MLVLFETPAGFALFKVLDEGKLSKVEDLWKDFSTAESARQVVKLKAFSKFENTSEALEAATLLIDGKASKGLRKFLRAHCGKDTLAVADSKLGNAIKEKLQIDCVHNNAVMELMRGVRNQLTELISGLAVQDMAPMSLGLSHSLSRYKLKFSAEKVDTMIVQAIGLLDDLDKELNTYAMRVREWYGWHFPELTKIIQDNIQYARAVKLMGDRVNAASLDFSEILPEEVEAELKEASVISMGTEIGELDLANIRELCDQVLSLSEYRAQLFDYLKSRMNTIAPNLTALVGELVGARLIAHGGSLLNLAKQPGSTVQILGAEKALFRALKTKHATPKYGLIYHASLIGQAAPKFKGKISRSLAAKSALAIRCDALGDGQDNTMGLENRAKLEARLRNLEGKELGRFGGSAKGKPKIEAYDKDRKKGAGGLITPAKTYNPSADSVIGQLASSMDEDTQQPSTDKKKEKKEKKEKKKKEKEKNEEDKETLQADGDAAEEPVKKEKKKKKKDSTEDAELQNGDKDAGEKKKKRKKHEEQEEPAEMPSKKKGKKKKSED; from the exons ATGCTCGTGCTATTCGAAACTCCTGCGGGCTTTGCCCTATTCAAGGTTCTTGATGAAGGGAAGCTCTCTAAAGTTGAG GACTTATGGAAAGACTTTTCCACTGCAGAGTCTGCTAGACAG GTGGTCAAGTTGAAAGCTTTTTCCAAGTTTGAGAATACTTCGGAAGCTTTGGAGGCTGCTACTCTGTTGATTGATGGTAAAGCCAGCAAGGGTCTGCGCAAGTTCCTGCGCGCTCATTGTGGCAAAGATACATTAGCTGTTGCTGATTCGAAGCTTGGGAATGCAATTAAGGAGAAATTG CAAATTGATTGTGTTCACAACAATGCTGTTATGGAGTTGATGAGAGGAGTTAGAAATCAGTTAACTGAACTCATATCTGGTCTAGCTGTACAAGATATGGCACCTATGAGCTTGGGTTTATCTCATAGCTTATCAAGATATAAACTTAAGTTTAGTGCTGAGAAG GTGGATACCATGATTGTCCAGGCCATTGGCTTACTTGATGATCTTGATAAAGAGTTGAATACATATGCCATGAGGGTTCGAGAATGGTATGGTTGGCATTTTCCAGAGCTTACAAAAATTATTCAGGATAACATCCAATATGCAAGGGCAGTCAAGTTGATGGGTGATCGTGTTAATGCTGCAAGTCTTGATTTCTCTGAG ATTTTGCCAGAGGAAGTTGAGGCAGAATTGAAGGAAGCCTCCGTGATATCTATGGGAACTGAAATTGGTGAGCTGGATCTGGCAAATATCAGAGAACTCTGTGATCAGGTTTTATCTCTTTCAGAGTACAGAGCTCAACTCTTTGATTATCTGAAAAGTAGGATGAACACCATTGCTCCCAATTTGACTGCTCTGGTTGGTGAGCTCGTTGGTGCTCGTCTCATTGCTCATGGAGGTAGCTTGCTAAATCTTGCGAAGCAGCCTGGTAGTACTGTCCAGATTCTTGGGGCTGAGAAGGCTCTCTTTAGGGCACTGAAGACTAAGCATGCAACTCCCAAGTATGGTCTTATTTATCATGCATCCTTGATTGGTCAGGCCGCTCCAAAGTTCAAGGGCAAGATCTCTCGGTCGCTTGCTGCAAAGTCAGCATTGGCCATTAGGTGTGATGCTCTTGGAGATGGTCAAGATAACACTATGGGATTGGAGAACAGAGCGAAG CTTGAAGCACGGTTGAGAAACCTTGAAGGCAAAGAATTAGGTCGTTTTGGTGGTTCTGCTAAGGGGAAGCCCAAGATTGAGGCATATGACAAGGATAGAAAGAAAGGAGCTGGTGGATTAATAACCCCGGCAAAG ACATACAATCCTTCAGCAGATTCAGTTATTGGGCAATTGGCCTCTTCTATGGATGAGGATACCCAACAGCCTTCTActgataaaaagaaagaaaagaaggaaaagaaagaaaagaagaaaaaggagaaggagaaaaatgaaGAGGATAAAGAAACTTTGCAAGCTGACGGGGATGCTGCCGAGGaaccagtgaagaaggaaaagaagaaaaagaagaaggattCTACTGAGGATGCTGAGTTGCAGAATGGAGACAAGGATGCGggtgaaaagaagaaaaagaggaaaaagcaTGAGGAGCAAGAAGAACCAGCTGAAATGCCAAgcaaaaagaaagggaaaaagaagaaaagtgagGACTAA